A region from the Hippoglossus hippoglossus isolate fHipHip1 chromosome 16, fHipHip1.pri, whole genome shotgun sequence genome encodes:
- the LOC117777441 gene encoding free fatty acid receptor 2-like: protein MVSSEVILSVYIITFVIGFPANLLALYAFSVKIHVKANPTDILLLNLTVSDLLFLIILPLKMYEATSSGMTWNLPRFLCSLTAFTFFSTIYTSSLLLMAVSLVRYIALAFPITYHQLNKPVYAVVLSAVIWLISLANCSITIITQHHPSLANKTPEGHACYENFTEKQLDVLLPIRLEYFFVLCLVPLVICVYCYVQCILIVYSRPRISRIQKQKAIGMALGTLAVFLICVLPYNISHLVGFIKGKSPEWRYYVLLLSTFNTCIDPIIFYFSSSSFHCNSKKSIFRKRRLTVSELQRPGTGSNPG, encoded by the coding sequence ATGGTGAGCAGCGAGGTGATTCTCTCGGTGTACATAATTACCTTCGTGATTGGCTTCCCAGCCAACCTCCTGGCTCTCTATGCCTTCAGTGTCAAGATCCATGTCAAGGCAAATCCAACAGACATCCTGCTACTCAATCTGACCGTCTCCGACCTGCTCTTCTTGATCATCCTTCCTCTCAAGATGTACGAGGCCACGTCGTCAGGCATGACGTGGAATCTGCCACGCTTCCTGTGCTCCCTCACCGCCTTCACCTTCTTCTCCACCATCTACACCAGCTCCTTGTTGCTGATGGCTGTCAGTCTGGTTCGCTACATTGCACTCGCTTTCCCTATCACCTATCATCAGCTGAACAAACCTGTGTATGCAGTAGTGTTGAGTGCAGTCATTTGGCTGATCTCCTTAGCAAACTGCAGTATCACTATCATCACCCAGCACCACCCATCCCTGGCCAACAAAACCCCTGAAGGCCATGCTTGCTATGAGAACTTTACGGAGAAGCAGCTGGATGTCCTCCTACCGATACGTTTGGAGTATTTCTTTGTCCTCTGCCTTGTACCTCTTGTAATCTGTGTTTACTGCTACGTGCAATGCATCTTGATCGTGTACAGCCGCCCCAGGATATCCCGCATACAGAAGCAGAAAGCCATCGGTATGGCCTTGGGGACTCTAGCCGTGTTCCTCATTTGCGTGCTACCATACAATATCTCTCATTTAGTGGGTTTCATTAAGGGTAAGAGCCCAGAATGGAGGTACTACGTTTTGCTGCTTAGCACCTTCAACACCTGCATTGATCCCATCATCTTCTACTTTTCTTCCTCTAGCTTCCACTGCAACAGTAAAAAGTCAATTTTCAGGAAACGTAGACTCACTGTTTCAGAGTTACAAAGGCCGGGCACAGGCTCTAACCCAGGGTAA
- the LOC117777438 gene encoding free fatty acid receptor 2-like — protein sequence MVSSEVILSVYIITFVIGFPANLLALYAFSVKIHVKANPTDILLLNLTVSDLLFLIILPLKMYEATSSGMTWNLPHFLCSLTAFTFFSTIYTSSLLLMAVSLVRYIALAFPITYHRLNKPVYAVVMSAVIWLISSANCSITIITQHHPSLASETPDGHAYVCFENFTKKQLDVLLPIRLEIFFVLCLVPLVICVYCYVQCILIVYSRPRISRMQKQKAIGMALGTLAVFLICVLPYNISHLVGFIKGKSPEWRYYVLLLSTFNTCIDPIIFYFSSSSFHCNSKKSIFRKRTLTVSELQRPGTGSNPG from the coding sequence ATGGTGAGCAGCGAGGTGATTCTCTCGGTGTACATAATTACCTTCGTGATTGGCTTCCCAGCCAACCTCCTGGCTCTCTATGCCTTCAGTGTCAAGATCCATGTCAAGGCAAATCCAACAGACATCCTGCTACTCAATCTGACCGTCTCCGACCTGCTCTTCTTGATCATCCTTCCTCTCAAGATGTACGAGGCCACGTCGTCAGGCATGACGTGGAATCTGCCCCACTTCCTGTGCTCCCTCACCGCCTTCACCTTCTTCTCCACCATCTACACCAGCTCCTTGTTGCTGATGGCTGTCAGTCTGGTTCGCTACATTGCACTCGCTTTCCCTATCACCTATCATCGGCTAAACAAACCTGTGTATGCAGTAGTGATGAGTGCAGTCATTTGGCTGATCTCCTCAGCAAACTGCAGTATCACTATCATCACCCAGCACCACCCATCCCTGGCCAGCGAAACCCCTGATGGCCATGCCTATGTTTGCTTTGAGAACTTTACGAAGAAGCAGCTGGATGTCCTCCTCCCGATACGTTTGGAGattttctttgtcctctgcCTTGTACCTCTTGTAATTTGTGTTTACTGCTACGTGCAATGCATCTTGATCGTGTACAGCCGCCCCAGGATATCCCGCATGCAGAAGCAGAAAGCCATCGGTATGGCCTTGGGGACTCTAGCCGTGTTCCTCATTTGCGTGCTACCATACAATATCTCTCATTTAGTGGGTTTCATTAAGGGTAAGAGCCCAGAATGGAGGTACTACGTTTTGCTGCTTAGCACCTTCAACACCTGCATTGATCCCATCATCTTCTACTTTTCTTCCTCTAGCTTCCACTGCAACAGTAAAAAGTCAATTTTCAGGAAACGTACACTCACTGTTTCAGAGTTACAAAGGCCGGGCACAGGCTCTAACCCAGGGTAA
- the LOC117777439 gene encoding free fatty acid receptor 2-like codes for MVSSEVILSVYIITFVIGFPANLLALYAFSVKIHVKANPTDILLLNLTVSDLLFLIILPLKMYEATSSGMTWNLPDFLCSLTSFIFFSTIYTSSLLLMAVSLVRYIALAFPITYHRLHKPVYAVVMGAVIWLISLANCSITIITVHHPSLASETPDDNVHVCYENFTEKQLDVLLPIRLEFFIVFCLVPLVICVYCYVQCILIVYSRPRISRIQKQKAIGMALGTLAVFLICVLPYNISHLVGFIKGKSPEWRYYVLLLSTFNTCIDPIIFYFSSSSFHCNSKKSIFRKRRLTVLELQRLGTGSNPG; via the coding sequence ATGGTGAGCAGCGAGGTGATTCTCTCGGTGTACATAATTACCTTTGTGATTGGCTTCCCAGCCAACCTCCTGGCTCTCTATGCCTTCAGTGTCAAGATCCATGTCAAGGCAAATCCAACAGACATCCTGCTACTCAATCTGACCGTCTCCGACCTGCTCTTCTTGATCATCCTTCCTCTCAAGATGTACGAGGCCACGTCGTCAGGCATGACGTGGAATCTGCCTGACTTCCTGTGCTCCCTCacctccttcatcttcttctccacCATCTACACCAGCTCCTTGTTACTGATGGCTGTCAGTCTGGTTCGCTACATTGCACTCGCCTTCCCTATCACCTATCATCggctgcacaaacctgtgtatGCAGTAGTGATGGGGGCAGTCATTTGGCTGATCTCCTTAGCAAACTGCAGTATCACTATCATCACCGTGCACCACCCATCCCTGGCCAGCGAAACCCCTGATGACAATGTCCATGTTTGCTATGAGAACTTTACGGAGAAGCAGCTGGATGTCCTCCTCCCGATACGTTTGgagtttttcattgttttctgccTTGTACCTCTTGTAATCTGTGTTTACTGCTACGTGCAATGCATCTTGATCGTGTACAGCCGCCCCAGGATATCCCGCATACAGAAGCAGAAAGCCATCGGTATGGCCTTGGGGACTCTAGCCGTGTTCCTCATTTGCGTGCTACCATACAATATCTCTCATTTAGTGGGTTTCATTAAGGGTAAGAGCCCAGAATGGAGGTACTACGTTTTGCTGCTTAGCACCTTCAACACCTGCATTGATCCCATCATCTTCTACTTTTCTTCCTCTAGCTTCCACTGCAACAGTAAAAAGTCAATTTTCAGGAAACGTAGACTCACTGTTTTAGAGTTACAAAGGCTGGGCACAGGCTCTAACCCAGGGTAA